A section of the Spirochaeta isovalerica genome encodes:
- a CDS encoding HigA family addiction module antitoxin: MENDLIELSTPGEVLKEEFLDPMGITPYALAKAIFVDPPRIAAIINGKRKITADTALRFSRFFGNSAEFWINMQSRYDVEMVLEKKRDELNRIIKFHRAS, translated from the coding sequence ATGGAAAATGATCTTATAGAATTATCCACCCCTGGAGAAGTTTTAAAAGAAGAGTTTCTAGATCCGATGGGAATTACACCTTACGCATTAGCTAAAGCTATTTTTGTAGATCCGCCCAGAATAGCCGCGATTATAAATGGTAAAAGGAAAATTACGGCAGATACAGCTTTGCGTTTCTCCCGATTCTTCGGGAATTCAGCTGAATTCTGGATAAATATGCAATCCCGTTATGATGTTGAGATGGTGCTTGAGAAAAAAAGAGATGAACTGAACAGAATAATCAAATTCCATAGAGCTTCATAG
- a CDS encoding type II toxin-antitoxin system RelE/ParE family toxin, whose protein sequence is MISSFKNKLTINIWNRQKVKHFPSDLFKIARRKLGFIDDAVSLDDLRIPPGNRLEALTGHRTGQYSIRINDQWRICFIWTNGSAFEVEIVDYH, encoded by the coding sequence ATGATTAGCAGCTTCAAGAATAAATTGACAATTAATATTTGGAACCGGCAAAAAGTAAAGCATTTTCCTTCTGATTTATTCAAAATAGCTAGAAGAAAATTGGGTTTCATTGATGATGCTGTTAGTTTGGATGATTTGCGTATACCACCGGGAAACAGACTGGAAGCGTTAACAGGTCACCGTACGGGACAATATAGTATACGAATCAATGATCAATGGCGTATTTGCTTCATCTGGACAAATGGCTCCGCTTTTGAAGTAGAAATAGTCGACTATCATTGA
- the asnS gene encoding asparagine--tRNA ligase: protein MSHMRIKQILQTKAEEQKISVKGWVRTNRDSKANAFIAINDGSCMSNLQVFVDKEIVTDQDVLRRAATGASIEVKGILVESPGQGQSVEVRAEEIIIIGDCPEDYPLQKKRHSNEFLREIGHLRGRTNTFGAVVRVRSAMAFAIHKFFQERGFVNLHTPIITASDAEGAGEMFQVTTLPFESFNSQNGIDYSRDFFGKKASLTVSGQLSAETYATAVGDVYTFGPTFRAENSNTTRHLAEFWMVEPEMAFCDINGDMDLAEEFLKYIISYVLENCAEDMEFFNKWVCKGILDQLRGVASADFARVTYTEAIAELEKANAKFEFPVSWGIDLASEHERYLSEEVYKRPVIVYNYPKEIKAFYMKLNEDGKTVRAMDVLAPGIGEIIGGSEREDSYETLIARIDELGLNREDYDWYLDLRKYGTVPHAGFGLGFERMIQYVTGMANIRDVIPYARTPKNCNF from the coding sequence ATGTCCCACATGAGAATTAAACAAATATTACAGACAAAAGCGGAAGAACAGAAAATATCAGTTAAGGGCTGGGTCAGAACCAACAGGGATTCCAAAGCCAATGCCTTTATAGCCATAAACGACGGGTCCTGCATGAGCAATCTGCAGGTTTTTGTCGATAAGGAAATCGTCACCGATCAGGATGTGCTCCGCAGAGCCGCAACCGGCGCTTCCATCGAAGTAAAAGGGATTCTCGTCGAGTCTCCCGGGCAGGGTCAGTCCGTCGAAGTGCGGGCCGAAGAGATCATCATTATCGGGGACTGTCCCGAGGATTATCCCCTTCAGAAAAAGAGACACTCCAATGAGTTTCTCCGTGAGATCGGGCACCTGAGAGGCAGAACCAACACCTTCGGCGCGGTCGTTCGCGTCAGAAGCGCCATGGCTTTCGCCATCCACAAATTCTTTCAGGAGAGAGGATTCGTCAATCTCCACACGCCGATAATCACGGCAAGCGACGCGGAAGGCGCCGGAGAGATGTTCCAGGTAACCACCCTCCCCTTCGAGTCCTTCAACAGCCAGAACGGCATCGATTATTCCCGGGACTTTTTCGGCAAGAAAGCGTCCCTCACCGTAAGCGGACAGCTTTCGGCTGAGACTTACGCCACGGCCGTGGGCGATGTCTACACTTTCGGACCCACCTTCCGGGCGGAAAACTCCAACACGACCAGACACCTCGCCGAGTTCTGGATGGTAGAGCCCGAAATGGCGTTCTGCGATATCAACGGGGATATGGATCTGGCGGAGGAGTTCCTCAAATACATCATAAGCTACGTGCTGGAAAACTGCGCCGAAGACATGGAGTTCTTCAACAAGTGGGTCTGCAAAGGCATTCTCGATCAGCTTCGCGGAGTTGCATCGGCTGATTTCGCCAGAGTCACTTATACGGAAGCCATTGCGGAGCTTGAAAAAGCCAACGCCAAATTCGAGTTCCCCGTTTCCTGGGGCATCGATCTGGCTTCGGAACATGAGCGCTACCTCTCCGAAGAGGTCTACAAAAGACCGGTCATCGTCTACAACTATCCCAAAGAGATAAAAGCTTTCTACATGAAGCTCAACGAAGACGGAAAAACCGTTCGCGCCATGGATGTTCTGGCTCCGGGAATCGGAGAGATCATCGGCGGCTCCGAGAGAGAGGACAGCTACGAAACTCTTATCGCCCGCATCGACGAACTGGGGCTGAACAGAGAGGATTACGACTGGTACCTGGATTTGAGAAAATACGGAACGGTTCCCCATGCGGGATTCGGTCTGGGCTTCGAGAGAATGATCCAGTACGTTACGGGTATGGCCAATATAAGGGACGTCATCCCCTACGCCAGAACTCCCAAAAACTGTAATTTCTAA
- a CDS encoding glycoside hydrolase family 18 protein produces the protein MKRSLFIAALFFAFSTLFANTLQITGYLPSYRLESAVRAVGSPVLDLSGFSPDYTAPRYISQSNLEFAYTSFPEGYLYESIESWYGNNVDRLIYFSVIPNSDGTLDRINVDQRDLNRLNNIKHLYGTELILALSGNSVNFVAVSEDDDTRKKFLEELLDYALAEGFSGIDFDWEYPKDEEQLTLFEKLIDDAALLMSPQGLSISAAVSRFKPLSEDVLAKLDRINLMAYDNFGRHSTYESAVEASEYLQIKYNVEPGKINLGIPFYGRIFSGLDPQYWSRTKIYRQLVEEFTLSPSQDEAGGIYFNGIDTVKRKTAYALEQGLGGIMIWELGQDSIGSRSLLKAIREEIK, from the coding sequence TTGAAAAGAAGCCTATTTATTGCTGCACTATTCTTTGCATTCTCTACTCTCTTTGCCAATACATTACAGATTACGGGATATCTCCCCTCCTACAGACTGGAAAGCGCCGTCAGAGCCGTCGGTTCCCCGGTTCTGGATCTCTCCGGCTTCAGTCCCGATTATACTGCGCCCAGATACATCAGCCAGTCCAATCTGGAGTTTGCCTATACGTCATTTCCCGAAGGTTATCTCTATGAATCCATCGAATCCTGGTACGGAAATAACGTAGACCGGCTCATCTATTTTTCTGTCATCCCCAACAGCGACGGAACCCTGGACAGGATAAATGTCGACCAGAGAGATCTGAACCGGCTTAATAATATTAAGCATCTATACGGGACAGAATTAATCCTCGCCCTGTCCGGCAATTCGGTCAACTTTGTGGCTGTCAGCGAAGATGATGACACCAGAAAAAAGTTTCTCGAAGAGCTGCTCGATTACGCCCTGGCCGAGGGATTTTCCGGTATCGATTTTGATTGGGAATACCCTAAAGATGAAGAACAGCTTACGCTTTTCGAAAAGCTGATCGATGATGCGGCGCTGCTTATGTCCCCGCAGGGGCTTTCCATCAGCGCGGCGGTAAGCCGTTTCAAGCCCTTAAGCGAAGATGTGCTGGCAAAGCTGGACAGAATAAATCTTATGGCCTATGACAATTTCGGCCGGCACAGCACTTATGAGAGCGCGGTGGAAGCCAGCGAATATCTGCAGATTAAATACAATGTTGAACCGGGGAAAATCAATCTGGGGATTCCCTTTTACGGAAGGATCTTCAGCGGACTGGATCCGCAGTACTGGTCCAGAACCAAAATCTACCGGCAGCTCGTTGAGGAGTTTACCCTTTCTCCCTCTCAGGATGAAGCAGGCGGTATTTATTTCAACGGAATAGATACGGTGAAAAGAAAAACAGCCTATGCCCTGGAGCAGGGATTGGGCGGTATAATGATCTGGGAACTCGGACAGGATTCCATCGGCAGCCGTTCTCTGCTGAAAGCCATCAGGGAGGAGATTAAATGA
- a CDS encoding asparaginase gives MKKKVLIIDTGGTISQKPDNTGVLKPAVNEYIDMVPNLENLADLSFTRMDRIDSTDMTTEYRASIATEIYRHHHEYDGFVVLHGTDTMADTACALTYMIQNLGKPIVITGAQLPIFSPGPDGINNLYYSVEAATRDIGETVICFGDRILRGSRAVKENTHGFNAFSSPRLAPVGELGVTLSLLDHRIRRFKGNPVLFTDFDSGIVYMRQTSGSSIDVLDHLLDADLSGIVIGGFGTGNIQSRLIDTMKKFSDRGIPMVVATVCHKGSTMIDQYAVGKAAHEAGAIEAKDLSHQAAVQKLMYACGKVKKDFSLLNPRDKKELIYSIFTTPVARDMAEIDE, from the coding sequence ATGAAAAAGAAAGTTCTGATTATAGATACGGGGGGCACCATCAGCCAGAAGCCCGACAATACGGGGGTTCTCAAGCCCGCTGTAAACGAATACATCGATATGGTTCCCAATCTCGAGAATCTCGCCGATCTCTCCTTTACCAGAATGGACCGCATCGACAGCACCGATATGACGACGGAATACCGCGCGTCCATCGCTACGGAAATTTACAGACACCACCACGAGTATGACGGCTTTGTCGTTCTCCACGGAACCGATACCATGGCCGACACGGCCTGCGCTCTCACTTATATGATCCAGAATCTCGGGAAGCCCATTGTCATAACCGGCGCCCAGCTTCCCATATTCTCCCCCGGTCCCGACGGCATCAACAATCTTTATTATTCCGTGGAGGCGGCGACAAGGGATATCGGCGAAACGGTTATCTGTTTCGGCGACCGCATTTTGAGAGGATCCCGCGCGGTAAAGGAGAATACCCACGGCTTTAACGCCTTCTCCTCTCCCCGTTTGGCGCCTGTGGGAGAGCTGGGCGTTACCCTCAGCCTTCTGGATCACCGGATCAGGCGCTTTAAAGGCAATCCGGTTCTCTTTACCGATTTCGACTCGGGAATAGTCTATATGCGGCAGACCTCCGGTTCTTCCATCGATGTTCTGGACCATCTTCTGGATGCCGATCTTTCGGGAATTGTTATCGGGGGATTCGGAACGGGAAACATCCAGTCGCGGCTCATCGATACGATGAAGAAGTTCAGCGACCGGGGTATCCCCATGGTCGTGGCCACAGTATGCCATAAAGGCAGCACGATGATTGACCAGTATGCTGTCGGCAAGGCGGCTCATGAAGCGGGAGCTATAGAGGCCAAAGACCTGAGCCATCAGGCGGCTGTTCAAAAGCTCATGTATGCCTGCGGCAAAGTGAAAAAGGATTTCAGTTTATTGAATCCCAGGGATAAAAAAGAACTGATCTATTCCATTTTTACCACGCCCGTTGCCAGGGATATGGCTGAAATAGACGAATAA
- a CDS encoding lysophospholipid acyltransferase family protein, with amino-acid sequence MSEDYTKDYRESLLYKFLRSLVKNVVMPYYRVSWVNKEAVDKLEKPYLVLPNHSGFFDPFFLNAPVKEKFHYVVSDTQFRSPLMRFLLGQTGAIPITKNTNDLKSVKKMTDASRAGRVVGIFPEGLRNWDGETLPLIESTAKLVRMLNVPVVVPLLEGAYLMDPRWGTSLRRGKVVITYKILFDGQRPGRMKISEISSALKEALDHNEFTSETLKGVKFKSRKRAENIEQIVYLCPECHSISSFKSKGNDFSCSKCGYSVHYTEEGHFRALKGKDHFDNMAEWNKWQKGEAVKILQKDHGEEPIFSDCNLIHSMPDEKGAFRKKGKGCLYFYKDKIEYRDESGYLFIYKLEGISGMNVQLHERLEFYYEKELHRFHSKKRVFSARKVNDFYELSMDL; translated from the coding sequence TTGTCAGAAGATTATACAAAGGATTATAGGGAATCCCTGCTTTACAAATTCCTGAGAAGTCTGGTTAAAAATGTCGTTATGCCCTATTACAGGGTAAGCTGGGTCAATAAGGAGGCGGTGGATAAGCTGGAGAAGCCCTATCTGGTCCTGCCGAACCACAGCGGTTTTTTTGATCCCTTTTTTCTCAATGCGCCGGTAAAGGAAAAGTTCCACTATGTGGTTTCCGACACTCAGTTCCGTTCCCCCCTGATGCGTTTTCTGCTCGGGCAGACCGGCGCCATCCCCATAACGAAAAACACGAATGATCTGAAATCAGTCAAGAAGATGACCGATGCTTCCAGAGCGGGCCGGGTCGTGGGAATTTTTCCCGAAGGTCTGAGAAACTGGGACGGCGAAACCCTTCCTCTGATTGAATCCACGGCCAAGCTGGTGCGCATGCTCAATGTTCCCGTCGTGGTTCCTCTGCTGGAAGGCGCGTATCTTATGGACCCGCGATGGGGAACATCATTGCGCCGCGGCAAAGTGGTCATCACTTATAAAATTCTCTTCGATGGACAGCGTCCGGGAAGAATGAAGATAAGTGAAATTTCCTCAGCTTTGAAAGAAGCGCTGGATCATAATGAGTTTACATCTGAAACATTAAAAGGTGTCAAATTCAAAAGCCGAAAAAGAGCGGAAAACATCGAACAGATTGTTTATCTTTGTCCGGAATGCCATTCCATCAGTTCATTTAAATCCAAAGGAAATGACTTCAGTTGCAGCAAATGCGGATACTCGGTTCACTATACGGAAGAAGGACATTTTCGCGCTTTAAAAGGCAAAGATCATTTTGATAATATGGCGGAATGGAATAAATGGCAGAAAGGAGAAGCGGTAAAGATTCTCCAGAAAGATCATGGCGAAGAACCGATCTTTTCCGATTGCAATCTTATTCATTCCATGCCCGATGAAAAAGGCGCTTTCCGCAAAAAAGGAAAGGGCTGCTTATATTTTTACAAAGATAAAATCGAATATCGCGATGAAAGCGGATATCTTTTCATTTACAAACTGGAAGGCATTTCGGGAATGAATGTGCAGCTTCATGAAAGACTGGAGTTCTATTATGAAAAAGAACTGCACAGGTTTCACAGTAAGAAAAGAGTTTTTTCCGCCAGAAAAGTGAATGATTTTTATGAATTGAGCATGGATCTCTGA
- a CDS encoding sodium/glutamate symporter, producing MNYIGVDMIFSWTFFIDIGIISLALLTATWLRSKIVFFQKFLIPNSIIAGFLLLPLYNFVLPGLGISSMGLGELAYHMLSISFIAITLRTNKWKNRKRGKNIYATSVVIISQMILQVIIGIGVTLVFIYTVRPELFHSFGYLLPLGFAQGPGQAYAIGESWKNFGIQDAGSIGLTFAAIGFIFCSIGGIYLINYGVKKGWITQEQLDQLKKDRSRTGIYKTESEKPVGAYLSTQSEAIDSMTLHVGLVFFTYLFTFLMLKLIGFLLSFAGPLGMELAENFWGISFVFAALSGIIVKNLLKLLKLQYIVDNHSMHRISGVSIDVMVTSAIAAISLVIVMNYWFPILVAVLLGGAVTIITTPWMCSRMFTDYPFIRMILLFGVSTGTLSTGLALLRVVDPDFETPVAEDYSYASGLTFFMFIPFILTINFPSKAFQTGDPKWMYMSFAVIAAYVLFMLVSIFLISGRKLLKGKRTMWNTLLIQK from the coding sequence ATGAATTACATTGGAGTCGATATGATTTTTTCATGGACCTTTTTTATCGATATCGGGATTATATCCCTTGCTCTGCTGACTGCCACCTGGCTGAGAAGCAAAATTGTTTTTTTTCAGAAATTCCTTATCCCCAATTCCATTATCGCCGGTTTTTTACTGCTTCCCCTCTATAATTTTGTTCTGCCCGGTTTGGGAATTTCCTCTATGGGACTGGGAGAATTAGCCTATCATATGCTCAGCATTTCCTTCATTGCCATAACTTTGCGAACCAACAAATGGAAAAACAGAAAAAGAGGGAAAAACATTTACGCCACCTCCGTAGTTATCATCAGCCAGATGATTCTGCAGGTCATTATCGGCATCGGCGTTACTCTGGTTTTCATTTACACTGTGCGCCCCGAACTTTTTCATTCTTTCGGGTACCTTCTGCCGCTGGGATTTGCCCAGGGACCGGGACAGGCCTACGCCATAGGCGAGAGCTGGAAGAACTTCGGCATACAGGATGCCGGATCCATTGGACTGACCTTTGCCGCCATAGGATTTATCTTCTGCAGCATCGGAGGCATCTACCTCATCAATTACGGTGTAAAAAAAGGATGGATTACACAGGAACAACTCGATCAGCTGAAAAAGGACCGTTCCCGTACGGGTATCTATAAAACAGAAAGCGAGAAACCTGTTGGAGCCTACCTCTCCACCCAGTCGGAAGCCATCGATTCCATGACGCTCCATGTCGGACTGGTTTTCTTCACCTATCTGTTTACTTTCCTCATGCTCAAACTGATCGGTTTCCTTCTTTCTTTCGCCGGGCCTCTTGGTATGGAACTGGCGGAAAATTTCTGGGGCATAAGCTTCGTTTTTGCGGCGCTTAGCGGCATCATCGTAAAAAACCTTCTGAAACTGTTAAAACTCCAGTACATTGTAGACAACCACAGCATGCACCGTATTTCCGGAGTGTCTATCGATGTCATGGTAACCAGCGCCATCGCTGCCATCTCCCTTGTTATCGTTATGAACTACTGGTTCCCCATACTCGTAGCAGTCCTGCTCGGCGGTGCGGTCACGATTATAACGACCCCCTGGATGTGCTCCCGCATGTTTACCGATTACCCGTTTATCCGCATGATTCTTCTCTTCGGTGTGTCGACGGGAACGCTCTCCACCGGCCTGGCACTTCTCAGAGTTGTCGATCCGGATTTTGAAACTCCTGTCGCGGAAGATTACAGCTATGCCTCGGGTCTGACGTTCTTTATGTTCATACCCTTTATTCTGACGATTAATTTTCCCTCCAAGGCGTTTCAGACAGGCGATCCCAAATGGATGTATATGTCCTTCGCGGTAATCGCCGCCTATGTTCTGTTTATGCTGGTATCCATTTTCCTCATTTCCGGCCGAAAACTCTTAAAGGGCAAACGGACCATGTGGAATACATTGCTGATTCAGAAATAA
- a CDS encoding MASE3 domain-containing protein — translation MYHYRDIIMKLIRSHYILLVLFLLIALFVSSQINYLLFHSLVELFSIIVAGSVFFLVWNARSYIHSPFVIIIGTASLFIGFFDLLHTLSYTGMNIIVEQLNGNLATQLWIVSRYMESLAFLAAFIFAGKMTKAHNIFVFLFFTSLFLMLVLFYWQIFPVCFIEGVGLTPFKVYSEYLISFIFLLAIFFAIRHKKMMNREVYKMIIIMMTLSILSELSFTFYVSAYGIFNFIGHAFKLFSFIFFYKAILVTGILKPQNLFYSMLENEEERRRQNEFILMTMAKNYPESYLLIVEKNLTISFSTRNREATEGYDTLEELFGEMKDEIIARINDAFLGKQKHFELSRKGQYFQYKTVPLFTKDESVERVLLVVENITERVKEEKMEQARWKFNDFAGRHTLEELLRYFLDEAEALTGSRMGFFHFVDRDQKNVTLQTWSTNTLQTMCKIGKKGPERHYAIDDAGIWVECVRERKPVIHNDYQTVAGRKGLPEGHAPVLRELVVPVFRNKKIVAILGVGNKEELYNEDDLKTVNDLADLAWDTIVKKRTETALEEREKRLRNLETALEQSPVSIVITDKAGRIVYVNRKFCNITGYGEDELLGKNPKILKSGETSEEQYKEMWGTISSGNTWKGIFHNRKRNGELYWEDAVIAPVFDAGGAISHYVSVKEDISRRLEEEEKRKDLEEQLQHQGKMDALGQLAGGMAHDFNNTLSGIIGAAQLLSDSSVSLDEKGEKYVNMILQAAVRAADLTAKLLTFSRKGKVDFHTVNLHELIDEAVSILKRTIDKKVAINVEKEAGNFLVEADYSSLENSLMNLCINAGHAMPDGGSITIITANVQLDDRYCRNSAFELSPGEYIRLEVVDTGTGIPLRIQKKIFEPFFTTKKRGKGTGLGLSSVYGTIQEHHGEISVYSQEGEGTSFHLILPCSRQRVSGGDNSRGTIKGSGLILLIDDDEFNRNIGHDLLTDLGYDVLLAENGREAIEIFIKNKNEIRLVLTDMIMPEMNGRDTFKILRKIDRNLKIILVSGFVSKESYEDLVSLGLNGFIQKPYRIDELSHMIDRVLNG, via the coding sequence ATGTATCATTATAGAGACATTATAATGAAGCTGATCCGGTCTCATTACATCTTATTGGTGCTTTTCCTTCTGATAGCGCTTTTTGTTTCTTCGCAAATAAACTATCTTCTCTTTCACAGTCTCGTGGAACTTTTTTCGATTATTGTCGCCGGCAGCGTTTTTTTTCTTGTCTGGAATGCCAGGAGTTATATCCATTCGCCTTTTGTCATAATTATCGGAACCGCTTCATTATTTATCGGTTTTTTTGATTTGCTGCACACACTTTCCTATACGGGAATGAATATCATTGTTGAACAGTTAAATGGAAATCTGGCAACGCAGCTTTGGATTGTCAGCCGGTATATGGAGAGCCTTGCTTTTCTGGCCGCATTCATTTTTGCAGGAAAGATGACGAAAGCTCATAATATTTTCGTATTCCTCTTTTTCACATCGCTTTTTCTTATGCTGGTTCTCTTTTACTGGCAGATATTTCCGGTCTGTTTTATCGAAGGGGTCGGGCTGACTCCTTTCAAAGTCTACAGCGAGTATCTAATCTCATTTATATTCCTGCTGGCGATCTTTTTTGCTATTCGCCATAAGAAGATGATGAACCGGGAAGTCTATAAAATGATTATCATCATGATGACTCTGAGTATTCTTTCCGAACTGTCATTCACATTTTATGTCAGCGCATACGGGATATTCAATTTTATAGGTCATGCATTCAAACTGTTCTCTTTTATCTTTTTTTACAAAGCCATTCTGGTTACGGGAATTTTAAAGCCACAGAATCTCTTCTACAGCATGCTGGAAAATGAAGAGGAAAGGCGTAGGCAGAACGAGTTTATCCTCATGACCATGGCGAAAAATTATCCCGAATCCTATTTGCTGATTGTAGAGAAAAACTTAACAATCAGTTTCTCTACGCGTAACAGGGAGGCAACTGAGGGATATGACACTCTGGAGGAACTGTTCGGTGAAATGAAAGATGAAATCATTGCCAGAATCAATGATGCTTTTCTCGGAAAACAGAAACATTTCGAATTGAGCCGTAAAGGACAGTACTTCCAATACAAGACGGTTCCTCTATTTACAAAAGATGAAAGTGTCGAACGGGTCCTTCTCGTCGTTGAAAATATTACGGAAAGGGTCAAAGAAGAGAAAATGGAGCAGGCAAGATGGAAGTTTAACGATTTTGCCGGTAGGCATACTCTGGAAGAACTGCTTCGATACTTTCTCGACGAAGCGGAGGCTCTTACAGGCAGCCGCATGGGATTTTTCCATTTTGTAGACAGAGATCAGAAAAATGTGACTCTACAGACATGGTCCACCAATACGCTGCAGACAATGTGCAAAATCGGTAAAAAAGGACCTGAAAGGCACTATGCCATAGACGATGCGGGAATCTGGGTCGAATGTGTCCGCGAAAGAAAGCCTGTTATCCATAATGATTACCAGACTGTCGCGGGACGAAAAGGACTGCCCGAAGGACATGCTCCTGTGCTCAGGGAACTTGTGGTGCCTGTCTTCCGCAATAAGAAAATCGTGGCCATTCTGGGGGTCGGAAATAAGGAAGAGCTCTACAATGAGGATGATTTGAAGACTGTCAACGATCTGGCCGATCTGGCCTGGGACACCATTGTCAAAAAACGGACGGAAACGGCTCTGGAGGAACGTGAAAAGAGATTGCGCAATCTTGAAACGGCTCTGGAGCAGAGTCCTGTTTCCATCGTCATTACCGATAAAGCCGGCCGGATCGTCTACGTAAACAGAAAATTCTGCAATATAACCGGGTATGGAGAGGATGAGCTTCTTGGAAAGAACCCGAAGATTCTCAAGTCCGGAGAAACTTCGGAAGAACAGTATAAGGAAATGTGGGGGACAATCAGTTCCGGGAATACCTGGAAAGGAATATTTCACAACAGGAAGAGAAATGGAGAACTGTACTGGGAAGATGCTGTCATAGCCCCTGTTTTTGATGCAGGCGGGGCCATTTCTCATTATGTCAGTGTGAAAGAAGACATTTCCAGGAGACTGGAAGAGGAAGAAAAGCGTAAAGATCTTGAAGAGCAGCTTCAGCATCAGGGTAAGATGGATGCTCTGGGACAGCTGGCAGGGGGAATGGCTCATGATTTTAATAATACATTGAGCGGCATTATCGGAGCGGCGCAACTCCTGAGCGATTCATCTGTTTCCCTGGATGAGAAAGGAGAGAAATACGTCAATATGATCCTCCAGGCGGCTGTGCGGGCCGCCGATCTGACAGCCAAGCTGCTGACTTTCTCCCGAAAAGGGAAAGTCGATTTCCACACTGTGAATTTACACGAACTGATTGATGAAGCCGTCTCGATTCTCAAGAGGACCATAGATAAAAAAGTGGCCATAAATGTGGAGAAAGAGGCTGGTAACTTTCTTGTCGAAGCCGATTATTCATCACTGGAAAACAGTCTCATGAATCTTTGCATCAATGCGGGACACGCCATGCCCGACGGGGGATCCATCACAATTATCACTGCGAATGTTCAACTGGATGATAGGTATTGCAGGAACAGCGCCTTTGAACTGTCTCCCGGTGAATATATCCGACTGGAAGTCGTTGATACCGGTACGGGAATCCCCTTGAGAATCCAGAAAAAGATATTTGAGCCTTTTTTTACAACCAAAAAGCGCGGTAAAGGAACCGGGCTGGGGCTTTCTTCCGTTTATGGAACAATTCAGGAACATCATGGAGAAATCTCCGTGTACAGTCAGGAAGGGGAGGGAACGTCATTCCACCTCATACTTCCCTGCAGCCGGCAAAGGGTGTCCGGCGGTGATAACAGCAGAGGGACGATCAAAGGCTCCGGTTTGATTCTTCTTATCGATGATGATGAGTTTAACAGAAACATCGGCCATGATTTGCTGACCGATCTCGGTTATGATGTCCTGCTGGCGGAGAACGGAAGGGAAGCCATCGAAATATTCATAAAAAATAAAAATGAAATCAGGCTTGTTCTCACCGATATGATTATGCCGGAAATGAACGGCCGGGACACATTTAAAATACTTCGCAAAATCGACAGGAATCTGAAAATAATACTGGTATCCGGTTTTGTCAGCAAAGAATCCTATGAAGATCTGGTATCCCTGGGCCTCAATGGATTTATCCAGAAGCCCTACAGGATTGATGAATTAAGCCATATGATAGACAGAGTTCTCAACGGCTGA
- a CDS encoding 4Fe-4S binding protein encodes MYRKIRNAVSLLSLILFPLTFYYFSPVLPMQGASEGLIAGSLILFLFLFLSSLVTGRLFCSWICPAGVIQDIAGQSRTKAVKVRSISWIKYLVWIPWLLLVLFLFRRAGGIQGADFFYQTEYGVSLTRFADAVIYGIVILVFYLMSMIFGRRAACHTICWMAPFMVLGKKTGEIFRIPSLKIKTDPEKCVSCGRCSSVCPMSLPVESYGKKGKLNDANCILCGRCIEVCKRNVFTFQIMK; translated from the coding sequence ATGTACCGGAAGATACGTAATGCGGTTTCTTTATTGTCCCTTATTCTCTTTCCCCTGACTTTTTATTATTTCTCGCCGGTTCTGCCTATGCAGGGGGCATCGGAAGGCCTTATTGCCGGCAGCCTGATCTTATTTCTCTTTCTTTTCCTTTCTTCTCTTGTAACGGGCCGGCTTTTCTGTTCATGGATTTGTCCGGCCGGGGTTATTCAGGATATAGCGGGGCAAAGCAGAACAAAAGCTGTTAAAGTCAGGTCTATTTCCTGGATTAAATACCTGGTTTGGATTCCATGGCTCTTGCTTGTCCTTTTTCTTTTCCGCAGAGCCGGAGGGATACAGGGGGCGGATTTTTTCTATCAGACGGAATACGGAGTATCTCTTACCCGTTTTGCCGATGCAGTTATTTATGGAATCGTCATTCTCGTTTTTTATCTGATGTCCATGATTTTCGGAAGGAGGGCTGCCTGCCATACAATCTGCTGGATGGCTCCCTTCATGGTGCTGGGAAAGAAAACAGGGGAAATTTTCAGAATTCCTTCATTGAAAATTAAGACAGATCCGGAAAAGTGTGTTTCCTGCGGCCGTTGTTCTTCAGTCTGTCCTATGAGTCTACCCGTCGAATCATATGGAAAAAAAGGAAAATTGAACGATGCCAACTGCATTCTCTGCGGCCGCTGCATCGAAGTGTGCAAAAGAAATGTTTTTACATTCCAAATCATGAAATAG